In the genome of Raphanus sativus cultivar WK10039 chromosome 9, ASM80110v3, whole genome shotgun sequence, the window CAAAAGGGAGAAACCCCAACTCCCAAAATTGATAAACCCTAATTCTCTCAATTTTATCCCGATTTCGACGATTCCAAAGCCTAAACCACACAAGATCGAGAGCTCTTTCCGATTATATCCATATTCCAGTCGATCTGCGAAGGTAAGAAACTCTATTCCCACTTTTTCAATCcgaaaatataactttaaaagGTTAATTTTTTGAGTTTGTTTAGTTGTTTTGGGTTAAATCGTGTATAATGGTAATGATGAGGAACAATTTCGCACACAGCCCATGCCTTAATACatagttttaagttttattttaaaatttagggttagttcttaaaaaaaaacgaaattgaAGGGTTAGGTGTTTCAAATTATGTTCCTTTGATGATTTCTGTTGAGTGTTGAGGTGCATTAGAAACAAATCAGTGTATATTCCAATTAACTTGATTTTATCTTTGAGAACTtatttgttaagtttttttgcAGCAAAATGGTGAAAAAATATGCAAGGAAGAAGAACCAGAATACACCATCAGAAGCACCAGAGACACATGACACAGTAGCTGCTTCGTCTTCAGCTCAACCAGAATGTGATAAGCCTCTAGAAGCAGCTCCTTGGCCTCGGGATCCATTGACTCCATTCGAAAATATCAGAATTCGTGGACACCCTATCGAGAGTAAAAAGATGCTGAAAGAAGTTTCATCCTACAATAACCGTGACTACAATGCTGCTTGGAGTGATTACCACTGCATTCTCTACAATGGGTTGCAGCGGATGACATTCAAACCAACAAAATTCATCTGCGATTACACTACAAAGGAGATGGGAATTGTCAAAGATGTCAAAAAGATGTGGAAAAGTATGGGACTTGGGACTCTTGGCTACACTCCGGAACCTATGTATCCAGACTTGGTAATACAGTTTCTCTCTTCAGTTGAGTTACACTACAAGTCTGAGCAAAACAAAGTTGCTAGCGAAGGCAAACTTACTTTCTTATCCAGTGGAGTGCTTTATGAGATGTCTATACAGGAGCTATGTACTCTATTCGGATTTGAACCCAACCATGAGGCATGCTCTTTGTCCAAGTTCCCTTGTGCGGCTTATCTGTGGAATATGATTGCAGACACTTCTTATGTTTCTCGGGAAGCTAAACTTGCAATGGTCAGAAACCCGGTATTGCGAGTGGTAGCAAAATATCTGGGTCATCTTTTACTGGGAAAGGAAGAAGCAGGATCACTTACGGAGGATGAAGCGCAACTTATTCATTATGGACTTCCAGTAGCTATCAGGCCTAAGTATGGCCTGAAAGAGGAACCTCCAGCAGAGCTTTCCGTAAACATGGGAGCATTATTTGCTCAGATGTTGTTTGAAAAGAAGTTTAGAGGTCTCCGTGCTTTGGAGAAGAAACCATTGGAGGATTCTATTGGCAGCTTACTTACTCGGATCTTCAAGTTCCATGATATAGATCTTTCAAAGACTCCTTGTGTGACCAAGATTGAGAGATTTGATGAGCAGTTCTTCTTCAACAGCAGGACTTTTTACCCTGGTAAAATTTACCGTTTTATGGTTCCTGATGGGACTATCCTTCACTGCAAGCTCCCACAGCCTACCATTACGTCTTTGACTTCTGCGGAGAACATGCGTTTTATGCCTTCTTCTGAATTTCTTTGCCCGTCTCCTCAGCCTGCTACAAAGCGTCGCCGTGGTTCCTCTTCTTCGGGTCCTGCTCAAGGGCAACGTGAGGATGATACCATTCATGATATCCGAGTGGATCATACTCCAGATCCTTCGATTGAGTACTTGTTGCCCGCATATACTGGTCAGTATGACTCTGGAGCACCACCATTGGATGGTACACCGCAGCAGCAGTTCGCCTGGACTGCAGATACATTGGTTAAGCTTTCGACGATGATGCAGACAGTGTGGGGTGCACTTGCAAAGATTAGATGTCCACCTCCTCCTTCCTGCTGCCGCGCTCCGCAGACTTCAGAGCCTGCTGATATGACTGAAGACATTCCTGACATTACTAGACACAGGGATGTTGATGATGCGGTAGATGAACTATCCGACGGAGCAGCAGATGCAGAGCGAAGTTCACGCCTTCATAGGAGCAGACGAGCACCAGGACAGAGTAGGAGCGCCAGTCCTGACGACCATAACTGATCACTCTCAGTTCATATTATTCATTGTCTTATTCCATGTTTTTATTGACGTCAGCTTGTACTAGTTCTTATGTTTTTATCCTAAATTTTAATGTTCTTCTGGATTTATGTTAAAGTTAAAGTTTTATGTTAAAGTTTTTATGATTTCCTGGATTTATGCTTACCAAAACAATGGAAATCGAACTGAATGACATCCCTGAGAAAGGGATCGATCGTTCTTGATCAAGAGATCGATCGGTTGTGAAACGATCGATCGTTTTGTTTCGGTCGTTCTTCACGGAACGATCGTTCTGTATAAAACGGACCGATCGGTCTAAGCTGATCGATCGTTCTGGATCGATGTTTTGGCACCGGTCGATCAAAACTGCACCGCTTCGTCTGGCAATTCTAAATATATTGAGATCGATTAGATAGATCGACCATGACATAAAACGATCGATCGATCCTTGTATTTTGGTCGGTTTTTGCAGTCTGGGAAGTCCAGTACTATATTGCTATCAACATGAAATTTAAACAAAGTTGCATAAAACATGAAACAATGTAATTAGAAATTATTCTTGGTGtctaaaaaactaaaacaaataaaataaaacaaagttacATGAAACTGAAACAAAGTAAGTAGAAATCAAACAAATATCTTCTGAAAAACGAAACAAAGTTGCCCATAATAACAGCAGACAAGTCGGCTATATTGGCATCTTGCAAGTTGCTCTGTTGTGGCCACTACCAGAGCATCTACTGCACTTGCGAGTCTTACTTCCCTGTGATCCTTGTGATGATCGAATTTTGTCTTCAACGGTTTCATAtctgctttttctttttcttccaagAGCCCTTCTTGTTTCAGGCGGTAGCACTTCTGAGTTTTCCACATTTTCTGGGACGGACCAAGAGTCTTCAGGCACAGTAATAGGATTAATGCTTTCCTGATAAGCTTCTCTCCAAGCTCCCGTGGTGTACATAAAATCAGTCAAAGTGTGTGCTTCTCTGCCAACAGAATAACCGGCTTTTATTGCGTGTCTACAAGGAATCTTCAAGAGGTTGAACTTCCCACAAGAACAAGCCCGTTTATCCAAATCAACAAAGCAATCAATTATATCGCCTTTCACAAGCATCTGACTATCTGTTATAGGGTAAACTACGAAAGTTTTTCCCTTCTCGATTCTCCTTTCAATCTTTTCCTCTACATCTATGGTCAAAGGATGCTTATGTTTTGAAATCTTTTTCTTACGCTTAAAAAACCACCGTGTCAGCATTTCTCTAATACTGTCCAACAAAGGAATAACAGGAAACTCTCTTGGCGAACGCAAAGCAGAATTTATAGACTCAGCAGGGTTGTTTGTCCTAATGTCATACCTGAATCCAATAAATTGACATCTAGCCCATTTTTTCACATCTGCTTCCATTAGATAGGTTCCTATTGCTGGACTGATATTGCAGACATGACCAAATATTCTCTTAAAGTCAGCAACTCTATAAGCCTTCGAAGCCTTAGAAACCAACCCAGCTAATCCCTTGCCTCTGAAATATGTTACCACATTATTCAACAAATGATGAATACAAATACCATGTGCCGCTAGAGGATACACATTCTCAACTGCCTTCGCTATAGACCCTTGTCTATCCGAAATAAAAGCCAAGCCATTACCATCAGCAACAACCACTTTTAATTGTCTCATAAACCATTCCCAAGACTGATGATTCTCAGAGTCTACTATCCCGAATGCAATAGGATACAAATTTGAATTTCCATCTAAAGCAGTTGCAACCAGTAGCACCCCTTTAAATTTACTCTTCAAGAATGTTCCATCTATAACAATGACACGTCTCATGACATTGGTGAAGCCTCTAATCGATTGACCAAACgctataaatagatatttaaatcTTCCATTGACGTCAGTCTCGTAAGAGGAATGGGTACCTGGATTGGCCTCTTCCAGCATGtgcaagtattttggtatttttccATAACTTTCGTCTGGAATACCTCTGACGGCATTGATTGCATATTCACGGGAATCCCATGCTAAAGAATCAGAGATCTCACATCCATAATCATGACGCATAATCTGAACAATATCTTTTGCTTTAGGTCCTTCTTTGACACCTTCGTACTTATGCATGATGAGACTGCCTATTGTTTTCGCTGAAGCTGTCTTACCGCCACTGGATTTGTTTGAAGGTGCGCATGAATGTTCACCGACAtacttattaataataaaatatgtagagCCCTTCAAACACTCTGCTCGGGCACCCCAATAGCACACCTTATCAGCACATCTAATACACCAAACTGATTTATTGGATTTGGTAACTGTGTAGTGAAAGTTATGCTTCATTGCACATAACTCAAACCTTGCCTTTAACACTGTTTTGTTGAGGAAAAGATCTCCTTTCTTAACCAAATCGAGCAAAGAACTCTTTGCTAaagtttctctgttttctttttcagaaatgattttgtcagcatcatcatcatcatctccatcaACCTCCTCTTGCTTCATctttcctttctttttcttgttatgCTTGTCAGCATCATAATCATCTCCATCAACCTGACCTTGCTTCATcttccctttcttcttctcattatCTTGCTTGGCTTTATACGTAACACACAATTGAGTTGACGGATGCTTCTTACAAAACCCTAGAAAGTTTTGAACTTGGCTTGAGTTTGCAATGATCACTGGTGGACATTCTGATGAATTGATCAATCCAATAGGTAGATAACTCAATTCCAAATCTGCATCCGTTACCTTTAAACAAAAATCCTCAATTACAATTTTCTGAAACTCTTCAATAGAGGAGCTCAATTGGAAACCATGTAATCTTCCTCCTATCTTTGCATCAACAGAAAAACTCCAACCTGAAGGTACAACCAATTCCCAAACACCACATGAACCATAGACATGAATCATGGTAGAATGAATGtgaaatttttgtgaaaatttgGTGATCAATCAATGGAATATAGAAGATGACGTGAGATGTTTTTATTTGGGTaatcacgttttttttttattaaaacgattttacttttttttttatttttttttaacgactttgttttaaaaaaaatattttttttttattttttttgtaaatcgattttaataaataaataaggaaaccgAATATTCTCAAAATATTCTCTTCTAATATTATCCTTATCCGTAGAACCTGTATTCTAAAATAGGTAGAATAGAGTAAATATGTTAGAAATCGATTTctactagttttagatttatagcaATATGTAGATTCTGATTTCTACAGGTTTTAGAATTTTAGTAAAGTGTAGATTTTGATTTCTACGGATTTTAGAACTATATGTTAAGCgtagaatgtgttttctaaagatttttagattactattatttaagtaGAACACGTATTCTAAACAAAGTAGATTCAATGAAAAAAGTAGAATACGTTTTCTACTATGTAGAATGTCAATTCTACCttttttagaacaaaatatgaatttatgatttaaacattttttgaacttaaaaaatatatctataagttgatataagtatttcatcagtatttactattttctgaatttttttttgtttgctaaactatttatttgatttattttagaaaatattaaagggTATTAGAGGAAAATATGgtacaaaaaagaaattagactAATGGGACATAGTTGCTGTTTTTTTGgcccaaaaaaacaatttccccTTAATATTTTTGGGTGTATGTAATGTATGCTCTCAAAACATGAAGGCCACGTTTTAGAGTAGAAACAAAAGGAGCTGTCCTTTATTCTCCTGATATCAAGTATAACCTCCCTTTTTACGTATAATTCTATATTTAGACACAATCTTTTACTTGCCAAACTTTTCCCCCCAGGGCCCCACAAGCCCACAgacaaaaaggaagaagaagaagaagaagaagaagaagattcattTCCACTTTTGTGTTGGTCAAATAAAtctcatttttcttcttctctctctctctctctctcaaatcgtCACGCCGCGCATTCATTTCGTTCCCTCCCTCCATAAAATCACAATCCAACCCTTCCGTTACAAGTTTGATTCCTTATCTGGATTGAATTTCATGTttgaatttttcattaaattaaaataagaaacaattcCTCAGGAGGAGCATTGATTGATTTtgctggaggaggaggaggaggaggaggtatATCGTTCTTAAATTCCTGAACCTAATTTGATTCTGAGGGCTCTTTTCAAATCGCATAGCTGGAACCTTGAATTATTCCTACATACTACTACTCTGGATTCCTTCGATTGCAACTCAATtcaaaaattagggttttgttttcaaaaaagatATTACCCAAGGAGGTCGTTAGATTCTTCGAGTTCCACTAGATATCTCGTATCCATCTTCTTATTGTTCTTCCTAGTTTGTcgatgtttaatttatttttcctcTTTAATTTTTAGGAAATATCTGAAGATATGCTAGTAGTAATCGATGGTGTCTGAGAGGTATTGTGTCTAATACGGATATGAAGGGAGAGGTGTTGGCCGTTCACCGGGGAGATGGGAATACAGATGATCTTTTCAGATACCCCAAGAAGACGGATTTGGAAGATGAATGTAAAAGTGACGTCTTTAGGGATGGAGATGATACGCATACTACTACTTTGGACGACATGAATCATGAAGAGAGTAGAGAAGAAGTGGGTTCCCTGAGGAGGAATGAAAATGGTCAAGGACAGCTTGTGGTGGAAAGTGAAACGAGACATGAGTCTCCTAAGCAGAACGAGCAGCCTTTGGTAAGGGTAAAGAGGGATGAAGAAGAACAAGCGGTGTTGGAGAGAGATAGTGAAGAATCTAGTTCAGGTTCACCTGAGAGGGACGACGAAACAAATACTCCTGGTAGAGGGATTGAACAACTTGATACACAAGTGGCGAATGGTCATCTGAAGGTGGATGGAACTGAAGCAGATAAAGGGAGGGATGAGAACAGGGTCTTGGGAAAGGAAGGTGAAGAAGATAATTCGCGTTTGATGCTAATGGCAAAAGATGACGAACTGCAGAGTTTAATATGTGAGACACAAACAGATAACACAACTGTTGGAAAGATGGAAACGAGCCAAGTTGCAGGTGAGCAAGACTCTCCCTCTTGTACTACTCCGGATACAGTTATATCAGCTGGAGAGAGTATTCAAAACGTATACTTTAATGGTCCGGTCTTACCACAGTCACCATCACTAGCACATAAGCACCCTCAAAGTGAGATAGAGACTCCAGGACACAGGCGCACAAACAGTTTCCAGAGATTGAAAACTCAGATGCACAAGGCTTGGCGTGGGGTCAGCAATCTACGTGACGATAATCGGCCCACGTTCAATCCTGAGGTCTTAGCAAACCAAAAAAGACAGTGGTACCAGCTCCACTCTTCAAAAGCTCTGGTATTTAATCTCTCTAGGGTGTAACCTTTGACACTTTGTTTTGGCTACGTAGTTCCCCTTCCCCTTGATCGTCTAAAACCTTCTGCTATGGTATAGCACATTAGCTGACTAATGTTTTAATTTGATAAACACTCCAGGACCAAACAAAATATAAGGAGCCGACCTCACTATTTGAACATTTTATCATTGTGGGGCTTCATCCGGAAACTGAGTTGAAGCCAGTCGAGGAGGCCTTCCGTAGAAGGAAGAAATGGGAGATGGAGATGTCAAGGTATGAAGTAGCTGACTACAGAATACTCCGCCACCGTGGGCCTCAGTTTCCAGTATTGGAGCCACAGGTTTGTTCCTACTCTTTGAGTTCTCATAGTTTTGGACATGCTTATATCTGTAACATGAGACACCTGttctgattgttttttttttggctcattGTCAACTTCTTTTGCCACTCTTCTGTTTCATGTCTAATACATTCTCGCTTGCGGCTTCTATTATATAGATAGATGCCTCTGTTCTGTTCCATGGTAGATTTGGTTGGTTTATTTTCTAcacaacttttattttatgcgCAGATACTTTTCAAATACCCTCCTGGGAAGAAAGTGGCAATGCGTCCAAAAGATCTAGCAACTTTCTGCTTTCCTGGTGGTGTCAAGGTATGATATTTATGCTCTGTGTCTCTTTATATCTATTTAATGACCGTCAATTGGCATTGGTATACTATTAGAAATGAGCGATATCAGTTATTTAGAAGATTTACGTAGAATTGATTCATACTGCTGGTAACAATATATGCGGCGTTATTTGGCATCATTATTCTGTGATTTATGCAGCAACTAAGACTGTCAAAACGTTATTTTTCGTAACAGGCACGGCTTTTGGAGAGGACCCCATCTCTCAGTGATCTAAATGAGCTTGTGTATGGACAGGTCTGAAATTAATTCTAAATATCTGTCTCAGCTTCTGTAATTCATCTGTGTTGTTTAAATATAATGATACTTTCGAATTTACTGCAGGAACATTTAGGCAAAGATGATTCATCGTTCATATTTTCATTCAAGGTAATCTATCTTTTCTGCATGCCCCTTGACTGCTTTCGTGTTAGCTTTGTAAAAACTTACATGAGGCACTCAAAATTCTCTTTGTCAGGTAGCAGATGATGCGACTTTGTATGGTGTTTGTTTACATGTCTCGGAGATTGTTCAGAGACCTCCTGGGGTTTTAAGCACTGCTTCACCCTTGCATTCATCTGGAGGAGGCAGTCGGTTTTTGGTTTCTGCACCTCGATGCTATTGCTTGCTGACCAGAGTTCCCTTTTTTGAGCTACACTTTGAGATGTTAAACAGGTAGAAAAGATGCCCCTACTCTTATTAGTGGTTTTTCCTTGCATTGATTAGAGATTGAAGAACTTGAAAACTGATGGTGTTTTACTTGCTGATGCAGTATGATTGCACAAGAGCGCCTAAAACGGATAACAGATTTTGTTAGTGAGATGTCTCTCGCTGCTGCATGCCATAGTCCATCAGTTTCCAGAATGAATGGATGTGTTTCTTCACCTCGTAGCAACCCTGATAATTGGATGGCTTCTGCAATACCTGTGGATGGAGTCATGGCACTCACGGCTGCTGCTGCTGGATTGATATCTGATAGTGACATTGCAGACTTTGCAGAACCGCAATCTCCAGATAGTGTCGTCACCAGTGATACTTCAAATGTAAGTCAGATCAAGGAAATAGAAAGAGATGGGAGAAAAGTTTTTCATTGCTACGATGATAGTTCTTCCGAAGTATCTGAGAATCACTTGGAAACGCCCGAAAGAAGGTTTCAAAGCTTTGAGAACGGCCATGTTTCTCCGGATGTTACATGTACCGATCCTAGGACCCAACCGATAGAGCATATGGAAAGCTGTGAGTCCGTGTTCAGGTGAGCTAACACAATTGTTATCCAACAAAATTGATCTTATTATCTTCCGATGTTATGTTTCAGTTCGTTACCAGTATAATTTCAgattttacctttttatataTGGCAGTTCAGCTAGAAGTGTGTTGTCAGATGAGGTTGATGATATATCGAACAGCGAAAATGATTTCGGAGATGATTTAGTTTTGGAATGGGCTAAGGTAAGGAGATCACTAGTAGTTTAATCATTTAGTTGCTCTATTATCTCAATGGTCATGGTTCTCATATACTGTTATATGGTTATCACACTTGATAGGAACATAACAATGATGCGCTACAATTAATCTGCGGCTACCATTCATTGGCAATTCCTTCCCGTGGAAGTGAAGTAGTTTTCCAGCCGCTGGAACATTTACAATCCATCGAGTATACACGGCCACCTGTTTCAGCTCTTGGATTGTCAGAAGAATATATTTGCTCTTCTGATTCTTCCGGGGTATACTTCATATCGGAAACTATCCTTTTCTAGTCTTTCCTCTAATTTGCAATCTCATCTCAGTTAACTTTCTTTGCCAAAGATAAATGCGAGGTTGGCAGCTGCTGAGGAGGCCATGGGTCTCTCAATGTGGACAACGGCAACAGTTTGCCGTATTCTCTCTCTTGAAACTGTACGGACTCTCTTTTTTGAATGCAATGTGCAACTCTTCTTTGTGCCTTGAGTTAACAAAGTACTTTCTTCCTTCCAGATTTTGTCACTCCTTTCTGGAGTTTTATTAGAGAAGCAAATTGTGGTAATCTGCCCAAATCTGGTTAGTTTAATCTTCTATCCTCCGATTGTTTATCCATTTTCAGTCCCCTTGAGaagatttaaatgaaaatttgtcAGTTGGACTAACCAATGACTAATGCAGGGTGTTTTGTCAGCTATAGTACTGTCTCTTGTCCCAATGATTCGGCCTTTTCAGTGGCAGAGTTTATTGCTTCCGGTAAGTACCACATCACTAGAAAAACAAGGGACCACATCAAATTGGGAGTTTCCTTATTCGTAACTTTTCTCTGTCGTTTTCAGGTTTTGCCCGGAAGGATGTCTGATTTCCTGGAGGCACCCGTTCCGTTCCTcgtaagttttatttttttcatatgaaGTAACTCGTGCCGTGCCTCTAATAGCTAGTTAGATGATGACTTATTCTGAGGATTTGAATGTTCATTAGTCTACTAGTCGATGTTGTTTGGATCGTAAATCGTGAGCTATATGTATGTTTTCATGTTGGTCACACAGTCTCAATTTACACCACGTGGCAGGTTGGAATACACAGTAAACCTACAGATTGGAAAGTCAAGACGTCTAATCTTGTATTAGTTAACATCCTCGGCAATCAGGTTTGGTGGCCTTACCATGAAAGtctcttgtttctttctttctgtcAAGTAGAATCCACAACTCTCAAGGCATGTAACGTTAACTTTGCTATTTTCAGGTGAAAGTATGTAACATGCCAACATTGCCTCAGCGTAAAGAACTTATGGCTCAGTTGACTCCAATCCATGCCACACTGGCTCAGTATAGCTCGACTGCTAGAAAACACCCGGTTTATAGATGCAGTGAAGTACAAGTAAGTGGTTTATAGATGCAGTGAAGTACAAG includes:
- the LOC130500180 gene encoding uncharacterized protein LOC130500180 produces the protein MIHVYGSCGVWELVVPSGWSFSVDAKIGGRLHGFQLSSSIEEFQKIVIEDFCLKVTDADLELSYLPIGLINSSECPPVIIANSSQVQNFLGFCKKHPSTQLCVTYKAKQDNEKKKGKMKQGQVDGDDYDADKHNKKKKGKMKQEEKGDLFLNKTVLKARFELCAMKHNFHYTVTKSNKSVWCIRCADKVCYWGARAECLKGSTYFIINKYVGEHSCAPSNKSSGGKTASAKTIGSLIMHKYEGVKEGPKAKDIVQIMRHDYGCEISDSLAWDSREYAINAVRGIPDESYGKIPKYLHMLEEANPGTHSSYETDVNGRFKYLFIAFGQSIRGFTNVMRRVIVIDGTFLKSKFKGVLLVATALDGNSNLYPIAFGIVDSENHQSWEWFMRQLKVVVADGNGLAFISDRQGSIAKAVENVYPLAAHGICIHHLLNNVVTYFRGKGLAGLVSKASKAYRVADFKRIFGHVCNISPAIGTYLMEADVKKWARCQFIGFRYDIRTNNPAESINSALRSPREFPVIPLLDSIREMLTRWFFKRKKKISKHKHPLTIDVEEKIERRIEKGKTFVVYPITDSQMLVKGDIIDCFVDLDKRACSCGKFNLLKIPCRHAIKAGYSVGREAHTLTDFMYTTGAWREAYQESINPITVPEDSWSVPENVENSEVLPPETRRALGRKRKSRYETVEDKIRSSQGSQGSKTRKCSRCSGSGHNRATCKMPI
- the LOC108825548 gene encoding uncharacterized protein LOC108825548 isoform X1, encoding MKGEVLAVHRGDGNTDDLFRYPKKTDLEDECKSDVFRDGDDTHTTTLDDMNHEESREEVGSLRRNENGQGQLVVESETRHESPKQNEQPLVRVKRDEEEQAVLERDSEESSSGSPERDDETNTPGRGIEQLDTQVANGHLKVDGTEADKGRDENRVLGKEGEEDNSRLMLMAKDDELQSLICETQTDNTTVGKMETSQVAGEQDSPSCTTPDTVISAGESIQNVYFNGPVLPQSPSLAHKHPQSEIETPGHRRTNSFQRLKTQMHKAWRGVSNLRDDNRPTFNPEVLANQKRQWYQLHSSKALDQTKYKEPTSLFEHFIIVGLHPETELKPVEEAFRRRKKWEMEMSRYEVADYRILRHRGPQFPVLEPQILFKYPPGKKVAMRPKDLATFCFPGGVKARLLERTPSLSDLNELVYGQEHLGKDDSSFIFSFKVADDATLYGVCLHVSEIVQRPPGVLSTASPLHSSGGGSRFLVSAPRCYCLLTRVPFFELHFEMLNSMIAQERLKRITDFVSEMSLAAACHSPSVSRMNGCVSSPRSNPDNWMASAIPVDGVMALTAAAAGLISDSDIADFAEPQSPDSVVTSDTSNVSQIKEIERDGRKVFHCYDDSSSEVSENHLETPERRFQSFENGHVSPDVTCTDPRTQPIEHMESCESVFSSARSVLSDEVDDISNSENDFGDDLVLEWAKEHNNDALQLICGYHSLAIPSRGSEVVFQPLEHLQSIEYTRPPVSALGLSEEYICSSDSSGINARLAAAEEAMGLSMWTTATVCRILSLETILSLLSGVLLEKQIVVICPNLGVLSAIVLSLVPMIRPFQWQSLLLPVLPGRMSDFLEAPVPFLVGIHSKPTDWKVKTSNLVLVNILGNQVKVCNMPTLPQRKELMAQLTPIHATLAQYSSTARKHPVYRCSEVQAEAATKFLRVMRDYMESLCSDLHSHTITSVQSNSDRVSLLLKDSFIDSFPGRDRPFIKLLVDTQLFSVLSDSRLSSFENGSL
- the LOC108825548 gene encoding uncharacterized protein LOC108825548 isoform X2, with translation MHKAWRGVSNLRDDNRPTFNPEVLANQKRQWYQLHSSKALDQTKYKEPTSLFEHFIIVGLHPETELKPVEEAFRRRKKWEMEMSRYEVADYRILRHRGPQFPVLEPQILFKYPPGKKVAMRPKDLATFCFPGGVKARLLERTPSLSDLNELVYGQEHLGKDDSSFIFSFKVADDATLYGVCLHVSEIVQRPPGVLSTASPLHSSGGGSRFLVSAPRCYCLLTRVPFFELHFEMLNSMIAQERLKRITDFVSEMSLAAACHSPSVSRMNGCVSSPRSNPDNWMASAIPVDGVMALTAAAAGLISDSDIADFAEPQSPDSVVTSDTSNVSQIKEIERDGRKVFHCYDDSSSEVSENHLETPERRFQSFENGHVSPDVTCTDPRTQPIEHMESCESVFSSARSVLSDEVDDISNSENDFGDDLVLEWAKEHNNDALQLICGYHSLAIPSRGSEVVFQPLEHLQSIEYTRPPVSALGLSEEYICSSDSSGINARLAAAEEAMGLSMWTTATVCRILSLETILSLLSGVLLEKQIVVICPNLGVLSAIVLSLVPMIRPFQWQSLLLPVLPGRMSDFLEAPVPFLVGIHSKPTDWKVKTSNLVLVNILGNQVKVCNMPTLPQRKELMAQLTPIHATLAQYSSTARKHPVYRCSEVQAEAATKFLRVMRDYMESLCSDLHSHTITSVQSNSDRVSLLLKDSFIDSFPGRDRPFIKLLVDTQLFSVLSDSRLSSFENGSL